A stretch of the Phaeodactylum tricornutum CCAP 1055/1 chromosome 15, whole genome shotgun sequence genome encodes the following:
- a CDS encoding predicted protein: MGRKSRRSRSVYDPAIEQEVTFAQSSDALAITDPLTLEAQDELNYLEEIIDPNSEQRDFQRRRRYQILVPMIFAAVLIVAATARLGNKRSDESSSSVRSYPSQTVLPAPPSDIDTKCSVAGVASALGRTACEMICEAADCCGFQSSLPLSCLSSNQAYCTEYLSSCSVLDEEPTKNEVGQGVSGDEDSVDQSPSANPETTSPTQSSVELNPGQGATYSPSVDLVLQVQVDEVCALDDMGDIIECTEICSPALCCYLPFKAEARCKEEPLNMNCETYRGCNAL; the protein is encoded by the coding sequence ATGGGACGCAAATCTCGACGATCGCGGTCAGTGTACGATCCAGCCATCGAACAGGAAGTAACTTTCGCTCAATCTTCGGACGCCTTAGCAATCACTGATCCTTTAACGCTTGAGGCACAAGATGAATTAAACTATTTGGAAGAAATTATCGACCCAAATTCTGAACAGAGAGACTTCCAACGACGGCGGAGGTATCAAATTTTGGTTCCAATGATCTTTGCAGCCGTTTTGATAGTTGCCGCGACCGCGAGATTGGGGAATAAGCGATCCGATGaatcttcctcttccgtgCGGAGCTATCCTTCGCAGACCGTGCTACCTGCACCACCGAGTGACATCGATACCAAATGCAGCGTCGCAGGTGTTGCATCAGCTCTGGGGAGAACCGCTTGTGAAATGATTTGCGAAGCCGCTGACTGCTGTGGATTCCAAAGTTCTCTGCCATTGTCCTGTCTTTCATCGAACCAAGCATATTGTACGGAATATCTCAGCTCTTGTTCTGTACTGGATGAGGAACCGACCAAAAACGAGGTTGGGCAGGGAGTATCAGGGGACGAAGACAGTGTTGACCAAAGTCCTTCGGCCAATCCTGAAACTACTTCTCCTACCCAGTCATCCGTCGAACTTAATCCAGGTCAAGGTGCAACATATTCCCCTTCGGTTGACCTAGTGCTTCAAGTTCAAGTCGACGAGGTGTGTGCATTGGACGATATGGGTGACATCATAGAGTGTACCGAAATTTGCAGTCCCGCCCTTTGCTGCTATTTGCCGTTCAAGGCTGAAGCTCGATGCAAAGAGGAACCACTGAACATGAACTGCGAGACTTATCGAGGTTGCAATGCTCTCTAG
- a CDS encoding bifunctional aspartokinase (Aspartate kinase () (AK) catalyzes the phosphorylation of aspartate. The product of this reaction can then be used in the biosynthesis of lysine or in the pathway leading to homoserine, which participates in the biosynthesis of threonine, isoleucine and methionine. Homoserine dehydrogenase () (HDh) catalyzes NAD-dependent reduction of aspartate beta-semialdehyde into homoserine. This reaction is the third step in a pathway leading from aspartate to homoserine. The latter participates in the biosynthesis of threonine and then isoleucine as well as in that of methioni; AK-HD 2; AK-HSDH 2) — MTPAPTMAATTTPGEGDSDAVHTGFAELPWQVHKFGGTSVATAECFLAVARVLEHELEIDPVHSCIAIVVSAVGGKPKVTDLLLDTVKAAAQRDAQGVDSLLEVVLQKHHDCLAALFVKEPSERDRLMEIIQGDIIDIRDILKTVALMKWQAARISELVSGYGELWSAQILTALMRLQYVYLDARRVITVDEEAIHNGAVVWELSQEKLDRVYREELQKLPQAAILHFVITGYVASNTEGVATTLQRDGSDYSAAIMGRLLQAHKITIWTDVDGVLSADPRRVPLAQILPEVSYTEAMELAYFGAKVIHPKTMQPAISSSPQIPIFIRNTFNPSFRGTRIYAPGLNKDKDKVVTGFSSVEDMALLNVEGSGLVGVLGVDRRLFATLERIGVNVVLISQGSSEHSVTFATKESQANSAKLAIEEEFRRELLQHRISKIEIQAPCSILAAVGDNMALTTGVAGRFFSALGDAKINILAIAQGSSERNISAVVLTSESSRALRAVHAAFRLSHSTVRVAIVGMNELGISLLKLLESQRSSLRSTFDIDLQVCTIFGGSNSLLLGAPATNASQTSFRDDETTFLEDGGRDVLLNRLIRNECPSHVIFDCTNDEELGQSHAAWLRAGVNVVTANNTGISGPAAQREEIAEAERAQGKNGAKYLREVTVGGGLPVINTLRSLLHSGDKIRRIDGILSVSLSFIMFRISPATDIAKCTVKEAIALGLMEEDPTKDLNNEYTSRVLMVLAKELNMDKGVEVSDIRDSSDKLLELICGETVDYTKFSPAVDELVQARVDAAKSRGCVLRHIASVDVKAKELSIKVVEVPEHHVLAVTPPSCECVRFFTHRHQRYPLIVQGPSAGADSTASALLAELLQL, encoded by the exons ATGACGCCGGCACCGACAATGGCGGCGACGACAACGCCCGGTGAAGGGGACTCTGATGCGGTGCACACGGGATTTGCGGAGTTGCCCTGGCAGGTGCACAAGTTCGGGGGCACTTCCGTCGCGACGGCGGAATGTTTCCTCGCCGTCGCCCGTGTTCTGGAGCACGAGTTGGAGATTGACCCCGTACATTCTTGCATCGCTATTGTAGTCTCTGCCGTGGGGGGAAAGCCCAAGGTTACCGACTTGCTCCTGGACACCGTCAAGGCGGCGGCGCAGCGGGATGCGCAGGGCGTCGACAGCCTCCTAGAGGTTGTTCTCCAAAAGCACCACGACTGCCTCGCCGCGCTCTTCGTCAAGGAACCTAGCGAACGCGATCGACTCATGGAGATCATTCAGGGAGATATTATTGACATTCGGGATATTCTCAAAACGGTCGCCCTCATGAAATGGCAAGCCGCCCGCATCTCCGAACTCGTTTCGGGATACGGCGAGCTCTGGTCGGCACAAATTCTTACCGCTTTGATGCGACTGC AGTACGTCTACCTCGACGCGCGGAGGGTCATTACGgttgacgaagaagccatcCACAACGGCGCCGTCGTTTGGGAACTCTCGCAAGAGAAACTGGACCGAGTCTATCGAGAGGAATTACAGAAACTCCCCCAAGCCGCGATTTTGCATTTCGTTATTACTGGATACGTCGCCAGCAACACGGAAGGAGTCGCCACAACCTTACAACGTGACGGTTCCGATTACTCCGCCGCCATTATGGGACGACTTCTGCAGGCACACAAAATCACCATTTGGACCGATGTGGACGGGGTACTCTCGGCCGATCCTCGACGTGTCCCCCTGGCGCAAATCCTGCCCGAAGTCTCCTACACCGAAGCCATGGAATTGGCCTACTTTGGCGCCAAGGTCATTCACCCCAAAACCATGCAGCCCGCTATTTCCAGCTCACCACAGATTCCTATTTTCATTCGAAATACCTTCAATCCGAGTTTCCGAGGTACCCGCATTTACGCACCCGGTCTCAACAAGGACAAGGACAAGGTGGTGACGGGATTTAGCAGTGTCGAAGATATGGCGCTCCTCAACGTGGAAGGATCCGGACTCGTCGGTGTCTTGGGCGTCGATCGACGGCTCTTTGCCACACTCGAACGGATCGGCGTCAACGTCGTCCTTATTTCACAAGGCTCCTCCGAACACTCCGTCACCTTTGCCACCAAGGAGAGCCAAGCCAACAGCGCCAAACTCGccattgaagaagaattccGCCGCGAATTGCTCCAGCACCGCATTTCTAAAATCGAAATCCAGGCGCCCTGCTCCATTCTTGCTGCCGTCGGTGACAACATGGCGCTCACGACAGGCGTAGCCGGCCGCTTCTTTTCTGCTCTCGGCGACGCTAAAATTAACATTCTCGCCATTGCCCAGGGTTCCTCGGAACGCAACATCTCCGCCGTCGTACTCACTTCGGAATCGTCCCGGGCCCTGCGTGCCGTCCACGCGGCCTTTCGCCTCTCACATTCCACCGTACGTGTCGCCATTGTCGGTATGAATGAATTGGGAATTTCGCTACTCAAGTTGCTGGAATCGCAAAGATCATCCCTTCGATCGACTTTCGATATCGATCTACAAGTGTGCACTATTTT TGGTGGTTCCAATTCTCTATTGCTCGGGGCTCCGGCGACAAATGCTTCGCAGACGTCCTTTCGCGACGACGAAACGACTTTTCTGGAAGACGGCGGCCGGGACGTCCTGCTCAACCGCCTCATTCGCAACGAATGCCCGAGTCACGTGATTTTCGATTgtaccaacgacgaagaattgggTCAGTCGCATGCCGCATGGTTGCGCGCCGGCGTCAACGTCGTGACAGCCAACAACACGGGTATTTCGGGACCTGCGGCGCAGCGCGAAGAAATCGCGGAAGCCGAACGAGCCCAAGGAAAGAATGGCGCCAAGTACCTACGCGAAGTTACCGTTGGTGGCGGCTTGCCAGTTATTAATACGCTACGGTCACTACTCCATTCGGGAGACAAGATTCGTCGTATCGACGGTATCTTGTCCGTGAGTCTCTCGTTCATTATGTTTCGCATTTCTCCGGCGACTGATATTGCGAAATGCA CCGTGAAAGAAGCCATCGCGCTCGGATTGATGGAAGAAGACCCGACCAAGGATTTGAACAACGAATACACGTCTCGTGTGCTCATGGTGCTGGCGAAAGAATTGAATATGGACAAAGGTGTGGAAGTGAGCGATATTCGCGATTCCAgcgacaagcttttggaattgATTTGCGGCGAGACGGTGGATTACACCAAGTTTTCGCCCGCAGTGGATGAGCTAGTACAGGCACGGGTGGATGCCGCTAAATCTCGCGGTTGTGTGCTCCGTCACATTGCAAGCGTGGATGTCAAGGCCAAGGAGCTCTCCATTAAAGTTGTAGAAGTTCCGGAACACCATGTTCTAGCCGTGACACCCCCGAGTTGCGAATGTGTGCGGTTCTTCACCCACCGTCACCAGCGCTACCCTCTAATTGTGCAAGGACCTAGTGCTGGTGCCGACTCGACCGCAAGTGCTCTCTTAGCCGAACTACTACAGCTT